In Terriglobus sp. TAA 43, a single window of DNA contains:
- a CDS encoding TonB-dependent siderophore receptor — translation MKKNEDSTRLRGKLMLTGTLAMFAMGTLQSEAATTADKDKEGNKAKPSTDTVPTEEQARPSQQVHKFDIPAGTLGQVAASLETALSIKVSVPEKYASMPSPGVHGVLTAQEALTAALQGTNMSADFISSDRVQLALHATGQDVTVTASAEMMSLKYTAPLRDLPQTLTVIPETIISNTASTTLVEALRTVPGIAFGAGEGGNPIGDRPYIRGVDAQSSTFVDGMRDIGAQSREVFDVESVEVSKGPSGTFAGRSAGGGSINLNSKMARRENFLNGTFSPGTSNFFRGTIDGNAKLTSWASGRLAGMWTDADVAGRDFVHNGRYGLAPSLSFSATKRLHFDTNYYWLKSHDRPDPGIPYNNPTFFARIDGRAQVYQTGDGQPLLVNRKAFYGFNSRDFSDGNVNTAFGRAEYKLTETSVIRNSYRYGKSNQNYVYSMADDSQGNIYYGLVYRRAQQRLAWVDTNINQTDIAGSGKIGTIQHTYAVGAEFSRERSWNSTYSVGALDPTQAITATTGPDIPVVPTFNVKNSVTGATVALSETRCAVLGAAGGNYCTDLLNPTGDDAWAGVTSRKDGGTSGVVMTNSILRNNIPSRQVIGTRSVYGFDSARLGKFQLTGGIRYDHYNTTYRTPILGMRGITVAPTITPAQFDLVNYQAAVAYKPTQKATIYGTVSSSATPPGNSLGQGQDPSGLNTAGNNTLPPEKTRMEEVGVKYELFGGKALATGAWFQSDTQNVRITLADSTIAAVGTRRNRGADFGITGYLNRKWQVFAGYTFMNAILTNAGGAGVAAGLQNGRRYPNTPENSFSISSYYSLTRKLNVGGGLYGAGKIFGADNPTTIYSTKWVPGYTRVDLFAAYRFNSHLELQGNLLNVGDKAYFLQAYTTHFALLAPGRTGRVAFNVHW, via the coding sequence ATGAAGAAGAACGAAGATTCTACTCGCCTGCGCGGAAAGCTGATGCTGACCGGCACCCTTGCCATGTTTGCCATGGGAACCCTGCAGTCGGAGGCCGCCACCACTGCTGACAAAGATAAAGAAGGTAACAAGGCAAAGCCATCGACCGACACGGTTCCTACCGAGGAGCAGGCGCGGCCCAGCCAGCAGGTCCACAAGTTCGACATTCCGGCCGGTACTCTGGGCCAGGTTGCTGCCTCGCTGGAAACGGCACTCAGTATTAAGGTGTCCGTTCCCGAAAAGTACGCATCCATGCCTTCGCCCGGTGTGCACGGCGTACTGACCGCTCAAGAGGCGTTGACCGCTGCACTGCAGGGCACCAACATGTCTGCGGATTTCATTTCCTCAGACCGTGTACAGCTCGCATTGCACGCCACAGGACAGGACGTGACTGTTACGGCAAGCGCAGAGATGATGTCTCTGAAGTACACCGCGCCGTTGCGCGATCTGCCGCAGACGCTCACAGTTATCCCGGAGACGATCATCTCCAACACCGCCTCCACCACACTTGTCGAAGCGCTGCGTACCGTACCGGGCATCGCATTCGGTGCTGGTGAAGGTGGCAATCCCATCGGCGACCGTCCGTACATTCGTGGTGTGGACGCGCAGAGCAGCACATTCGTCGACGGCATGCGCGACATCGGTGCGCAATCACGCGAAGTGTTTGACGTGGAGTCGGTGGAAGTCTCGAAGGGACCCAGCGGTACATTCGCCGGTCGTTCCGCTGGCGGTGGCAGCATCAATCTCAACTCGAAGATGGCTCGCCGCGAAAACTTCCTCAACGGAACGTTCAGCCCCGGTACCAGCAATTTCTTCCGTGGCACGATTGATGGCAATGCAAAGCTGACAAGCTGGGCCTCTGGCCGTCTGGCTGGTATGTGGACGGACGCAGACGTTGCTGGTCGTGACTTTGTGCACAACGGCCGCTACGGTCTCGCACCGTCGCTTTCGTTCTCTGCCACCAAGCGTTTGCACTTCGACACCAACTACTACTGGTTGAAGTCGCATGATCGTCCAGATCCTGGCATTCCGTACAACAACCCCACCTTCTTTGCCCGTATCGACGGTCGCGCGCAGGTCTATCAAACGGGCGATGGCCAGCCGTTGCTGGTGAATCGTAAAGCGTTCTACGGCTTCAACTCCCGTGACTTCAGCGATGGAAACGTGAACACCGCGTTTGGCCGTGCGGAATACAAGCTGACGGAAACCTCGGTCATTCGCAATTCCTACCGTTACGGCAAGTCGAACCAGAACTACGTCTACTCCATGGCCGACGACAGCCAGGGCAACATCTATTACGGCCTTGTCTATCGTCGCGCCCAGCAGCGCCTTGCATGGGTAGACACCAACATCAACCAGACTGACATCGCTGGCTCTGGCAAGATCGGTACGATTCAGCACACCTACGCCGTGGGCGCAGAGTTCTCTCGCGAGCGCAGCTGGAACTCGACCTACTCTGTTGGTGCTCTTGATCCGACGCAGGCAATCACTGCCACCACCGGACCTGACATTCCCGTGGTTCCGACCTTCAACGTGAAGAACTCGGTGACCGGAGCGACCGTTGCTCTTAGCGAAACCCGTTGCGCTGTCCTCGGAGCAGCCGGCGGTAACTATTGCACGGACCTGCTGAATCCCACCGGCGACGACGCATGGGCCGGTGTGACCTCGCGCAAGGACGGCGGCACGTCTGGCGTTGTGATGACGAACTCTATCCTTCGCAACAACATCCCCAGCCGTCAGGTCATCGGCACGCGTTCGGTCTATGGCTTCGACTCGGCGCGTCTCGGAAAGTTCCAGTTGACGGGCGGCATCCGCTACGACCACTACAACACGACCTACCGCACACCGATTCTGGGTATGCGTGGCATCACGGTTGCTCCCACCATCACCCCCGCGCAGTTTGATCTGGTGAACTATCAGGCTGCAGTGGCCTACAAGCCGACGCAGAAGGCGACCATCTACGGCACGGTGAGCAGCTCCGCGACGCCTCCTGGTAACTCTCTGGGACAGGGACAGGATCCATCTGGCCTGAACACCGCAGGCAACAACACTCTGCCACCCGAAAAGACCCGCATGGAAGAAGTGGGCGTGAAGTATGAACTGTTCGGCGGCAAGGCACTCGCAACCGGCGCATGGTTCCAGTCCGATACGCAGAACGTGCGTATCACTCTCGCGGACAGCACCATTGCCGCAGTTGGTACACGCCGCAACCGCGGTGCTGACTTCGGTATCACCGGCTATCTCAACCGCAAGTGGCAGGTGTTCGCTGGCTACACGTTCATGAACGCCATCCTGACGAATGCAGGTGGTGCGGGTGTGGCAGCAGGTCTCCAGAACGGACGTCGTTACCCGAACACGCCAGAGAACAGCTTCAGCATCAGCAGTTACTACAGCCTGACGCGCAAGCTGAACGTTGGTGGTGGTCTGTACGGTGCAGGCAAGATCTTTGGTGCTGATAACCCGACCACGATCTACTCCACCAAGTGGGTACCCGGTTACACGCGTGTGGATCTGTTCGCAGCCTATCGCTTCAACTCGCACCTGGAACTCCAGGGCAACCTGCTGAACGTCGGCGACAAGGCGTACTTCCTGCAGGCTTACACAACGCACTTCGCACTGTTGGCGCCGGGCCGTACGGGCCGCGTGGCTTTCAACGTTCACTGGTAG
- a CDS encoding SRPBCC family protein → MRHILESEQWLPFSVPMVFAFLANPQNLPPLMPAWQQARIEELRLIAPPAPPAGSPSRLGTGVGTTMILSFRMLPGLPMRMNWHAAISEFEWNDHFVDRQIAGPFAFWRHRHSVKEELRDGVLGTLVKDRVEYKLPLGPVGDLLHTITVKAQMERIFAYRKKRMAELVPKFVEALVRRRDNG, encoded by the coding sequence ATGCGCCATATTTTGGAGTCGGAACAGTGGCTTCCCTTCTCTGTCCCGATGGTGTTCGCGTTCCTTGCGAATCCGCAGAATCTGCCGCCGCTGATGCCTGCGTGGCAGCAGGCGCGGATTGAGGAGTTGCGGCTGATTGCACCGCCTGCGCCTCCGGCCGGATCACCGAGTCGGTTGGGAACGGGCGTTGGGACGACCATGATCCTCAGTTTCAGGATGCTGCCGGGGCTTCCCATGCGGATGAACTGGCATGCCGCGATATCCGAATTTGAGTGGAACGATCACTTCGTCGATCGGCAGATCGCTGGGCCTTTTGCGTTCTGGCGGCACCGTCACAGTGTGAAGGAAGAGCTACGGGATGGGGTGCTGGGCACGCTGGTGAAAGACCGCGTGGAGTACAAACTGCCCCTGGGGCCGGTGGGCGATCTGCTGCATACGATCACCGTTAAGGCGCAGATGGAGCGGATCTTCGCCTACCGGAAGAAACGGATGGCGGAGCTGGTTCCGAAGTTTGTGGAAGCTCTGGTGAGACGCCGAGATAACGGTTAA
- a CDS encoding GGDEF domain-containing protein translates to MKEPQQHDFDTAKRIAQEWTSYVDELPADVLPLLQRILNTNYEDLRQRYMAYLTGDEGIAAVVTRDETRTEFTGIFLRWITDLLSLPDLSVEVFCAKQIEVGYMMERMGLPAYAVSRAMRKLKLWFLRYLALESLSAALLVESMHAVISLVDFSVEIREVSYQSSAATHARTEEAYRLQALGQNLATERERQRASLMEWGNIVLTAFHQGDSSGRLPRLWKSDFGLWVNHKADLIFGGVTEMGQIVAAINRVDSDLIPGLAQSAHAERAVISEWLRRIQEEISCIKFSLSAMFEARLEAENGRDPLTQLLNRRFLPSLLAREIALQKRRSDSGFCVLMLDLDHFKNINDQYGHQSGDIVLRHAAEVIISTARPSDFAFRYGGEEFVLVLVDCTLEHAEEVAQRIRQRIQEMEIMLPTGDQIRVTASCGVGLFSDDLDYELLLARVDEALYLAKHKGRNRVEVAHPPSIFVASKKVSGSLLRT, encoded by the coding sequence GAATGGACCAGTTACGTAGATGAGCTGCCTGCAGACGTACTGCCTCTTTTGCAACGGATACTGAATACGAATTACGAGGATCTACGCCAGCGTTACATGGCGTATCTGACCGGCGACGAAGGTATTGCTGCGGTAGTTACCAGGGATGAAACCCGCACAGAATTTACAGGTATATTCCTTCGCTGGATTACCGATCTGCTTTCTCTGCCGGATCTGTCTGTAGAAGTGTTTTGCGCAAAGCAGATTGAGGTGGGTTACATGATGGAGCGCATGGGCCTTCCGGCCTATGCGGTATCTCGTGCCATGCGGAAGCTGAAACTCTGGTTCCTTCGCTATCTTGCACTCGAATCTCTATCCGCTGCGCTCTTAGTGGAGTCCATGCATGCCGTCATCAGCCTTGTAGATTTTTCCGTGGAGATTCGCGAGGTTAGTTACCAGTCCAGTGCCGCCACTCATGCGCGTACGGAAGAGGCGTATCGTTTGCAGGCACTTGGACAAAACCTGGCAACGGAACGCGAACGCCAGCGTGCGTCGTTGATGGAGTGGGGCAACATCGTGCTTACCGCCTTTCATCAGGGCGATTCCTCAGGGCGACTTCCGAGACTTTGGAAGTCTGACTTCGGACTGTGGGTAAATCACAAGGCGGACCTGATTTTTGGGGGTGTTACGGAAATGGGGCAAATTGTTGCAGCCATCAACCGTGTAGATTCCGATCTGATCCCCGGGCTGGCACAGTCTGCACATGCGGAGCGTGCTGTTATCAGCGAGTGGCTGCGTCGCATTCAGGAAGAAATCTCCTGTATCAAGTTCTCTCTCAGCGCCATGTTTGAAGCGCGGCTTGAGGCAGAAAACGGTCGCGATCCGCTCACCCAGCTTCTTAATCGTCGTTTTCTTCCATCTCTTCTTGCACGTGAAATTGCCCTTCAGAAGCGTAGATCGGATAGTGGATTCTGCGTTCTCATGCTGGACCTCGATCACTTCAAGAACATCAACGATCAGTATGGTCACCAATCTGGCGACATAGTTTTGCGTCACGCTGCTGAGGTCATTATCAGCACGGCCAGACCTTCAGACTTTGCTTTTCGCTACGGTGGCGAAGAATTTGTCCTGGTGCTTGTAGATTGCACGCTCGAACACGCAGAAGAGGTAGCGCAACGCATCCGACAGCGTATTCAGGAGATGGAGATCATGCTTCCGACCGGAGATCAGATCCGGGTGACCGCAAGCTGCGGTGTCGGACTGTTCTCTGACGATCTGGATTATGAGCTGTTACTGGCGCGCGTGGATGAGGCCCTGTACCTGGCAAAGCACAAAGGCCGCAATCGGGTTGAAGTTGCGCACCCGCCCTCCATCTTCGTCGCCTCGAAGAAGGTCTCCGGCAGCTTGCTCCGGACTTAA